Below is a window of Cloacibacillus sp. DNA.
GCTTGATAAATCAAGCTTCCCGGCAAGGGAAGTGATAAAAGTCGTAGGCGTGGGCGGAGCGGGGAACAACGCGCTGAACCACATCATCCGCGGCGGCGTGAGCGGCGTGGAATTTATCGCTGCCAACACCGATATCGCCCATCTTGAGCTGTCGGAGGCGACCTGCCGCATCATCCTCGGCAAGGAGCTTACAAAGGGCCTGGGAGCGGGTTCCGATCCTGAGATCGGCTGCAAGTCGGCGATGGAGTCGCGCGAGGAGCTGCGCGCGGTGGTCGAGGGCGCGGATATGGTCTTCGTCGCCGCCGGAATGGGCGGCGGCACCGGTACGGGAGCCGCGCCGGTGATTGCGGGGATCGCCAAAGAGGCGGGAGCGCTCGTTGTGGCGGTTGTCACCCTGCCCTTCACCTTCGAGGGACGCCGGAGGATAAGACAGGCATCCTATGGCATAGAACAGCTGCGCGACAAGGTCGACGCTCTGATCATCATCCCGAACGACAGACTGCTCGGGATCACCGATAAAAAGACCTCCGTCAACGACGCCTTCCGGATGGCGGACGGCGTGCTGCACCAGGCGGTGCAGGGGGTGACGGACCTTATCAAGCGTCCCGGCCTCGTCAACGTCGACTTCGCCGACGTCAAAACGATCATGTCGAACGCCGGAACCGCGATCATGGGCATCGGCGAGGGCTATGGCGAGAAGCGCGCGGCTACCGCGGCCTTTAACGCCATCAACAGCCCGCTTATGGACAGCAAGATGAGCGGCGCGAAGGGCATCCTCTTCAACATCACTGGCGGCGCGAGCGTCGGCATTCATGAGATAAACGAGGCGATCAGCATCATCACCGAGGCCGCCGACGAGGACGCCTTCATCATCTGGGGGCATATATTCGATCCGGAGATGGAGGATTCCATCCAGATCACGGTCATCGCCACGGGCTTCGACGACGATAAAAAAGAAACGGGCGAGCCGAAGGCCGCTGTCGTTTCCGCCCCCGAACCGGCGCCGGTACGCACCGCGTCGCAGAGCGCCAGGCCCGCGTCTCCCGGAGTGACGACCCAGGGGCTAGATATCTCCGCCGTTAAAAACCTCAACAGCTACACGGCGGCCAAGAGCGCGCCGGTACAGCCGCAACCGGAAGCCGTTCCTGAAAAACCGGTTGAACAAAAGGCCAAGCGTCATGAACAGATAACAAAGACTGCCCAAAGTGCGGTAACTGCCGACGAGGATCTCTTTAAGCAGAGCGGGGCTCCCGTCGACCAGTACGACATTCCGGCCTATCTCAGAAAGAGGCGGCAATCCTGAAAAAAGAGAGCCGCGCTCCACGCAGGCCCGCGAAAATAACCGCCTGGCAGAGCTGGGAAGACTACAGAAGAGACGAAGAGTGGATCACAGAGCTGCCCAAGGGAGGAGATTTGCCTTGGGCTCTCTTTTATCCCGCCGATTACTCGATCGGCGCGGCTAACCTCGGCTTTCACTATGTATTTCAGCGGCTGCGCGAGTCGGGGGTGGCGGTGGAGCGTTTCTTCGCCTCGCCGGTGCCATACCGTTCCGTCGACGCCGATACGATGCTTGAACGTTTTTCCGTCATCACGGCGAGCGTCGCCTATGAGGGCGACATTCCCGCCTTTTACCGCTGGCTCTCCGGAGCCAATATCCCCCTGCTCGCGGAGGAGCGTATCGCCGGTTCATTTCCCGTGATAGGCATGGGCGGCGCGCTCTCCTACATAAACCCGCTCACCGTCTCGGGAGTATGCGACTTTATCATCCTCGGCGACGGCATGGAGGTCATGGATCATGTCATCGAGGCGCTGCGCCTCTATGAGGGCGGCTGCGGACGCCGCGAACTCTGGCGCAGACTAGCCGAAAGCCCCCATATTTTCGTGCCGCCGGTCGACATAAAGGACGGCCGGTTGGTCCGCGACCTGCGGATCGGCCGTTCGCTCGACCTCAACGGACCATATCCGGTGCACAGCGCCTGGATGACGGAGAGGGGCGCCTTTGGCAAGACGCTGCTGCTGGAGCTTCAGCGCGGCTGCGCGCGCTCTTGCAGCTACTGCACGCTGCCGCGCTGCTTCGGCAGTATGCGCTGGCGTAAATTCGAGATCGTCGAAAGGGCTCTGAATGAGATCACCTCACGCTTTGAGGTGCCTCAGGCCGGTCTCGTAACGCCGGAGGCGGGGGATTATCCCTTTCTGCCGCAGCTGATCGACAAACTGATCGATAAAAATATCGGCGTCTCCTTTGCCTCCCTGCGTCTCGACCGTCTCAGCGAACAGATGATCTCGGCCCTCTCCGGCAGCGGCAGACGCAGTATAACGGTCGCGCCGGAGACCGGCGGCGAGAG
It encodes the following:
- the ftsZ gene encoding cell division protein FtsZ: MSEIFQLDKSSFPAREVIKVVGVGGAGNNALNHIIRGGVSGVEFIAANTDIAHLELSEATCRIILGKELTKGLGAGSDPEIGCKSAMESREELRAVVEGADMVFVAAGMGGGTGTGAAPVIAGIAKEAGALVVAVVTLPFTFEGRRRIRQASYGIEQLRDKVDALIIIPNDRLLGITDKKTSVNDAFRMADGVLHQAVQGVTDLIKRPGLVNVDFADVKTIMSNAGTAIMGIGEGYGEKRAATAAFNAINSPLMDSKMSGAKGILFNITGGASVGIHEINEAISIITEAADEDAFIIWGHIFDPEMEDSIQITVIATGFDDDKKETGEPKAAVVSAPEPAPVRTASQSARPASPGVTTQGLDISAVKNLNSYTAAKSAPVQPQPEAVPEKPVEQKAKRHEQITKTAQSAVTADEDLFKQSGAPVDQYDIPAYLRKRRQS
- a CDS encoding radical SAM protein; the encoded protein is MPWALFYPADYSIGAANLGFHYVFQRLRESGVAVERFFASPVPYRSVDADTMLERFSVITASVAYEGDIPAFYRWLSGANIPLLAEERIAGSFPVIGMGGALSYINPLTVSGVCDFIILGDGMEVMDHVIEALRLYEGGCGRRELWRRLAESPHIFVPPVDIKDGRLVRDLRIGRSLDLNGPYPVHSAWMTERGAFGKTLLLELQRGCARSCSYCTLPRCFGSMRWRKFEIVERALNEITSRFEVPQAGLVTPEAGDYPFLPQLIDKLIDKNIGVSFASLRLDRLSEQMISALSGSGRRSITVAPETGGERLRFGCGKKFTDDLILEKLVMAKEAGIDRVKLYFMISLPGESDEDITAMTELCRRIIAETGQSLTLSVNPFIPKPGTPWQDEIFCGKHTIRQKYEKIKKDMRTITKKTPQLRLTGIKEAETEFNLAWYGYNESLELARNIESGIAKLPISDRETTGIELGCFM